TGGGCTTCGCGGACGCGGCGGGCTATCAGGCGGCTGTACTGGGACCCGAAGTCAATTATCAGGACGGCGCCTTTCTGAGGCGGCCTGGCAGGCTGTGACTGTGGGTCCGGCCCACCCTTCTGCTTGGCTATCTCAAGGTAAGCTGAGACCTCAAGGTCGTCGCTCGCCGCTACTCGATGGCTCTGGGTGGGCTTGTTTTCCGTAGTCATTGTTGAAGCGTCTTGCCCTGTCACCTGCTATAATAAGCGCCGAATAATAATCACATTTTGGGAACGGGTTTGGCAAGTTACCGCGCCGGAACGCCCATCGATTCGCAGATACGCTCCGCGGTGGACGTTTTGAGGCACGGAGGGGTCATTGCGGTCCCTACCGACACCCTTTACGGCCTTGCCGCCTCTGCGCTCAACCCCGGGGCTGTTGCAAGGCTCTACGCCATAAAGGGAAGGCCCTCGGCAATGGCCCTGCCGGTGCTCCTGGCCGAGGTAAGCGAGATTCCCAAGTACGTTGCCGATGTTCCCGACCTCGCCCGCAAGCTGGCGGAGGAGTTTCTGCCCGGCCCACTCACGATCGTGCTGAGGCGCGGGGCGGCGATTCCGGATGTGGTGACCGGCGGCCAGGATACAGTTGGAGTGAGGGTGCCTGACCACCCGGTGCCCAGGCAGATAGTCCGGCTCCTCGGCGGCCCGATCACCGGCACGAGCGCGAACCGCTCGGGAAAGCCCGGGCTGACCACGGCCGACGCCGTGCGGCGGGAACTGGGGACCGATGTCGACTACATCGTCGACGGAGGCGAGTGCGAGGGCGGAGTCCCTTCGACGGTCATCGACGTATCAACCGTACCTCCGCGGCTAGTCCGGGAGGGAGCGGTATCCCGTGAGGAGATCGAACGTATCTGCGGCATGAAGGTGCTCTGAGCACCGTCGAATTGAGAGGACGCGGGGGCCCCGAGGAGTCGGGGTCCTTTTTTGACCTCGGCAATCTGTGCCGACAGGGCGATTTTAGGTGATTGCGATCAACATTGAACTTCTTGAGGCGAAGGTAGAGGCCGAGCTGAAGGATATCTTCAGCGAGCGGACGATGCCCCTTTACAATATGATGGCCTACCACCTGGGATGGCAGGACGAGCGCGGCAACATGGGCGTCCCCATGCGCCGGGACCGCCACCACGGCGTGGCGTGCCTTGCCGCAGCGCACGCGGCCGGGGGAGAGGCCGAGGCGGCTTTACCGGCCGCGGCGGCAGTGGAGCTTGTCCACAACTTCGCCCAGATCCACGACGACGTTCAGGGGGGCCACCCGCAGCGGTTCAAGCGCGATGCCGTCTGGTGGGTGTGGGGCCCAGCGCAGGCGATCAATGCAGGAGATGGCATGTATGCGCTGGCCCGGCTGGCGCTGTTCAGGCTTATGGACAGGGGCATCTCTCCGGAGGTGACGTTCGGGGCGCTAAAGATGCTGGACATCGCTGGCCTGGAGGTCTGCGAAGGGCGCTTCCGCGACTTCGAGGCGCAGGAGCGCATTGACATGAGCGTTGAAGCGTACATGGCAATGGCCTCCAGCAAGACCGGCGCGCTGCTGGCGTGCTCCACGAAGCTGGGCGCGCTGGCCTCAGGAGCGCCCGCCGCCGTGGTGGACGCGATGGGCGTGTACGGCACGAAAATGGGTATTGCGTGGCAGGTTCGCGAGGACCTCGACGCGCTGTGGCCGACTGACCCGCAGGCGGCGCCGCCAAGCACCGAGGTGCTCAACAAGAAGAAGCTCCTACCGGTAGTGCATGCGCTTGAGCAGGCAACGCTGAAAGACAAGCGTCGCCTGGGCGAGATTTACTTCAAGCGCGTGCTGCAGCCTGAAGACGTGATATCCGTGCGTGGAGTCCTTGAGGAGCTGGGCGCGCGGGACTTTTGCGAGGGGCTGGTCAAAAACCTCAGGCAAGAGGCCCACGATGCGCTCGTGACAGCAGGGGTGACAGCGGAAGGCAAGAAGCTCCTGGCGCAGGTGGAGAAAGGCCTGATGGGCGAGTGATATTGCAGAGACAGGCAGCGGGTTTGAGGCCTGACGGGCCGGAATAGCTTAGCCCAGGGTGGAGTGCCGAAGGCTCCGCGAAGGCACGCAGCCCTGGGAATTCGATATAGTATTTCACCCAGCCCTGAAGGGGCGAAATACTCTCTGGTCAGACAAGAGATTATCTCGGCTCTTCAGGCCTTAAGAAATTCTTCGGTCCGGGTACCCAGGGCTACGCCCACTCCGCAGAGCCTTCGTGGGCTCCACCCTGGGCTTAGATAGCCCGCGCCTTCAGCGCTCCCATCCGCTCCCCCATGGGCGAGCAGTGTAATATTGCGATGGCTGACCCAAAGAATCAAATGCCAAGGGCGGTCCTGGCAAAGGGAAAGGCTGAGACCGATGCGTCGTGTCGCAATAGTCGGCTCCGGCGGCGCAGGGAAGTCGACGCTGGCCCGACGGATGGGCGAGATAACCGGGCTGCCGGTCGTCGATCTGGACCGGCTCTACTGGAGGCCGGGCTGGACGCCGACGCCGAAGCCGGAGTGGCGCGAGACCGTTCAGAGGCTGGTTGAGGAAGATCTCTGGATTATCGACGGCAACTACATGAGCACTATGGGCATCAGAATTCCGGCGGCTGATACCATACTATTCATGGACTATTCGAGGATACGGTGCATGTGGAGGACTACAAGGCGTGTCCTCACCTACCGGAGGCATGTAAGGCCGGACATGGGCGAGGATTGCCCGGAGAAGATAAACGTCAGTTGTTACAAATGGATGTGGAACTTTCGCAAGGATATCAGACCCAAGATAATGGCCCTGATCGAAGCAAACCGAAACGGTAAAGAGGTCTACATCCTCCGCAACCCGAAGGATGCGGACAGGTTGCTTGCCGAGCTTCAACGCAAGCCAGGCAGACTATTTCAACAGGCGTAGGGAAATGAACAAAAAGAAGACAGTCCATGACATTGACGTGGCCGGCAAGACCGTTCTCCTCCGCGTTGACTTTAACGTGACCTTCCACCCCAATACCACCGACATCTCCGACGACTCTCGCATCAAGGCTTCGCTTCCCACCATCAAGTATCTGCAGGACAAAAAGGCGAAGACTGTAATCTGCACTCACCTGGGCCGTCCCAAGGGCAAGGTGGATGAGAGCATGCGCCTCACGCCCGTATCGAAGCGCCTTTCGGAGCTGCTCGGAAAGCCGGTGGCGCAGCTCAAGGACTGCACCGGCCCCGAGGTGGAAAAGGCCGTGAAGGCGATGAAGCCCGGCGATGTTGTAATACTCGAGAACGTTCGCTTCCACCCGGGCGAGGAGAAGAATGACCCCGCACTGGCGAAGGCGCTGGCAGCCCTCGCGCAGGTCTATGTGAACGACGCGTTCGGGGCGGCGCACAGGGCGCACTCCTCCACGGAGGGAGTTGCGAAGTTCATCCCGGCGGTCTCGGGGCTCCTGATGGACCGCGAGCTGCAAATGCTCGGCATGGCGCTGGAAGCGCCGAGGAAGCCATTTGTGTCGATCGTCGGCGGCGCCAAGGTATCCGA
Above is a genomic segment from SAR202 cluster bacterium containing:
- a CDS encoding phosphoglycerate kinase; protein product: MNKKKTVHDIDVAGKTVLLRVDFNVTFHPNTTDISDDSRIKASLPTIKYLQDKKAKTVICTHLGRPKGKVDESMRLTPVSKRLSELLGKPVAQLKDCTGPEVEKAVKAMKPGDVVILENVRFHPGEEKNDPALAKALAALAQVYVNDAFGAAHRAHSSTEGVAKFIPAVSGLLMDRELQMLGMALEAPRKPFVSIVGGAKVSDKLSVLESLAPKVNVLIIGGGMVATFLKQQGKQIGLSLVEDDKVEEAGRVVELAKKLGVKLMLPVDAMVADAFADKAKAKVVEIDKVEPTWRIMDIGPKTVALYESEIAKAKTVVWNGPMGVFEWEAFAQGTKRVANALAKLKDATTVIGGGSTADAVISLGLQDKMTHVSTGGGASLEFLEGKVLPGVAALMDK
- a CDS encoding polyprenyl synthetase family protein; the encoded protein is MIAINIELLEAKVEAELKDIFSERTMPLYNMMAYHLGWQDERGNMGVPMRRDRHHGVACLAAAHAAGGEAEAALPAAAAVELVHNFAQIHDDVQGGHPQRFKRDAVWWVWGPAQAINAGDGMYALARLALFRLMDRGISPEVTFGALKMLDIAGLEVCEGRFRDFEAQERIDMSVEAYMAMASSKTGALLACSTKLGALASGAPAAVVDAMGVYGTKMGIAWQVREDLDALWPTDPQAAPPSTEVLNKKKLLPVVHALEQATLKDKRRLGEIYFKRVLQPEDVISVRGVLEELGARDFCEGLVKNLRQEAHDALVTAGVTAEGKKLLAQVEKGLMGE
- a CDS encoding threonylcarbamoyl-AMP synthase; the encoded protein is MLGTGLASYRAGTPIDSQIRSAVDVLRHGGVIAVPTDTLYGLAASALNPGAVARLYAIKGRPSAMALPVLLAEVSEIPKYVADVPDLARKLAEEFLPGPLTIVLRRGAAIPDVVTGGQDTVGVRVPDHPVPRQIVRLLGGPITGTSANRSGKPGLTTADAVRRELGTDVDYIVDGGECEGGVPSTVIDVSTVPPRLVREGAVSREEIERICGMKVL